In Ostrinia nubilalis chromosome 10, ilOstNubi1.1, whole genome shotgun sequence, a single genomic region encodes these proteins:
- the LOC135075669 gene encoding myosin heavy chain, muscle isoform X1, with amino-acid sequence MPKPVVQDGEDPDPTPYLFVSLEQKRIDQSKPYDGKKACWVPDEKEGFLQGEIKATKGDLVTVNLPGGETKDFKKDLVGQVNPPKYEKCEDMSNLTYLNDASVLYNLKQRYYHKLIYTYSGLFCVAINPYKRFPVYTFRCAKLYRGKRRSEVPPHIFAISDGAYVNMLTNHENQSMLITGESGAGKTENTKKVIAYFATVGASQKKDPNAEKKGSLEDQVVQTNPVLEAFGNAKTVRNDNSSRFGKFIRIHFGPSGKLAGADIETYLLEKARVISQQALERSYHIFYQMMSGSVPGLKAQCFLSNDVMDYNIVSQGKTVIPGVDDGEEMRLTDQAFDILGFTQEEKDNVYKITAAVMHMGCMKFKQRGREEQAEADGTEDGERVAKLLGVDCQDLYKNLLKPRIKVGNEFVTQGRNKDQVTNSVGALCKGIFDRLFKWLVKKCNETLDTKQKRQHFIGVLDIAGFEIFDYNGFEQLCINFTNEKLQQFFNHHMFVLEQEEYKKEGINWTFIDFGMDLLACIDLIEKPMGILSILEEESMFPKATDLTFVEKLNNNHLGKSAPYLKPKPPKPGCQAAHFAIGHYAGNVGYNITGWLEKNKDPLNDTVVDQFKKGQNALIKEIFADHPGQSGDAGGAAGGKGAGGKRAKGSAFQTVSSLYREQLNNLMTTLRSTQPHFVRCIIPNELKQPGLIDSHLVMHQLTCNGVLEGIRICRKGFPNRMVYPDFKLRYKILAPQAVDKESDPKKIAQVILDATGLDVESYRLGHTKVFFRAGVLGQMEELRDDRLSKIVSWLQAYIRGYLSRKEYKKLQEQRLALQVVQRNLRKYLQLRTWPWWKLWQKVKPLLNVTRVEDEIAKLEEKAAKAQEAFEKEEKLRKELEVLNAKLLEEKTALLSNLEGEKGSLSETQERAAKLQAQKTDLENQLRDTQDRLTQEEDARNQLFQAKKKLEQEVSGLKKDVEDLELSVQKSEQDKATKDHQIRNLNDEIAHQDELINKLNKEKKMQGESNQKTGEELQAAEDKVNHLNKVKQKLEQTLDELEDSLEREKKLRADVEKQRRKVEGDLKLTQEAVADLERNKKELEQTIQRKDKEISSLTAKLEDEQSLVSKLQKQIKELQARIEELEEEVESERQARAKAEKQRADLARELEELGERLEEAGGATSAQIELNKKREAELSKLRRDLEEANIQHESTLANLRKKHNDAVAEMGEQLDQLNKLKAKAEKERSQYFSEVNDLRAGLDHLSNEKAAQEKIVKQLQHSLNEVQNKADEANRTLNDLDAAKKKLSIENSDLLRQLEEAESQVSQLSKIKVSLTTQLEDTKRLADEEARERATLLGKFRNLEHDLDNIREQVEEEAEGKADLQRQLSKANAEAQLWRSKYESEGVARSEELEEAKRKLQARLAEAEETIESLNQKVVALEKTKQRLATEVEDLQLEVDRATAIANAAEKKQKAFDKIIGEWKLKVDDLAAELDASQKECRNYSTELFRLKGAYEEGQEQLEAVRRENKNLADEVKDLLDQIGEGGRNIHEIEKARKRLEAEKDELQAALEEAESALEQEENKVLRAQLELSQVRQEIDRRIQEKEEEFENTRKNHQRALDSMQASLEAEAKGKAEALRMKKKLEADINELEIALDHANKANAEAQKNIKRYQAQIKDLQTALEEEQRARDDAREQLGISERRANALQNELEESRTLLEQADRARRQAEQELGDAHEQLNELSAQNGSLSAAKRKLESELQTLHSDLDELLNEAKNSEEKAKKAMVDAARLADELRAEQEHAQTQEKLRKALEQQIKELQVRLDEAEANALKGGKKAIQKLEQRVRELENELDGEQRRHADAQKNLRKAERRIKELTFQAEEDRKNHERMQDLVDKLQQKIKTYKRQIEEAEEIAALNLAKFRKAQQELEEAEERADLAEQAISKFRGKGRAGSAARGVSPAPHRSRPALADGFGTFPPRFDLAPEDF; translated from the exons ATGCCGAAGCCAGTGGTCCAAGATGGAGAGGACCCCGATCCGACCCCATACCTGTTTGTATCTCTAGAACAGAAGCGTATCGACCAGAGCAAGCCTTACGATGGCAAGAAAGCATGCTGGGTGCCGGACGAAAAGGAGGGCTTCCTGCAGGGAGAAATTAAAGCCACCAAGGGCGACCTGGTGACTGTCAACCTACCTGGAGGCGAG ACCAAAGACTTCAAGAAGGATCTTGTAGGTCAAGTCAACCCACCTAAGTACGAGAAATGCGAGGACATGTCCAACTTGACATACCTCAACgacgcttcagttttgtataaCTTGAAGCAGAGATATTACCATAAGCTTATCTAC ACGTACTCGGGTCTCTTCTGTGTGGCTATCAACCCTTACAAGAGATTCCCCGTGTACACGTTCCGATGTGCCAAGCTGTACCGAGGCAAGCGTCGTTCGGAAGTACCCCCCCACATTTTCGCCATTTCCGACGGCGCTTACGTCAACATGTTGACCAACCACGAGAATCAATCTATGTTGATTAC CGGTGAGTCTGGTGCCGGAAAGACTGAGAACACGAAGAAGGTAATTGCGTACTTCGCCACCGTGGGTGCTTCCCAGAAGAAGGACCCCAACGCGGAGAAGAAGGGATCCCTGGAAGACCAGGTCGTACAAACTAACCCTGTGCTTGAAGCCTTCGGTAACGCCAAGACTGTGCGTAACGACAACTCCTCCCGTTTC GGTAAATTCATCCGTATCCACTTCGGCCCCTCTGGTAAACTGGCTGGTGCTGACATTGAGACCT ATCTGCTTGAGAAGGCCCGTGTCATCTCCCAACAGGCCCTTGAGCGTTCCTACCACATCTTCTACCAGATGATGTCTGGCTCCGTCCCCGGACTTAAGG CCCAGTGCTTTTTATCCAACGACGTCATGGACTACAACATCGTGTCGCAAGGCAAGACTGTCATTCCCGGCGTCGATGACGGCGAGGAAATGAGGCTTACTGAC CAAGCCTTCGACATTCTGGGTTTCACCCAGGAAGAGAAGGACAACGTATACAAGATCACCGCCGCTGTCATGCACATGGGTTGCATGAAGTTCAAGCAGAGGGGTCGCGAGGAACAGGCTGAGGCTGACGGTACCGAG GACGGTGAGAGGGTCGCCAAGCTCCTCGGTGTCGACTGCCAGGACTTGTACAAGAACTTGTTGAAGCCCCGCATCAAGGTCGGAAACGAGTTCGTGACCCAGGGTCGTAACAAGGACCAGGTCACCAACTCCGTCGGTGCCCTTTGCAAGGGTATATTCGACAGGCTGTTCAAGTGGCTGGTGAAGAAGTGTAACGAGACCCTAGACACCAAGCAGAAGAGGCAGCACTTCATCGGTGTACTGGATATTGCCGGTTTCGAAATCTTCGAC TACAACGGATTCGAGCAACTCTGCATTAACTTCACCAATGAGAAGCTGCAGCAGTTCTTTAACCACCACATGTTCGTACTCGAGCAAGAAGAGTACAAAAAGGAGGGCATCAACTGGACCTTCATCGATTTCGGAATGGACTTGCTCGCTTGTATCGATCTTATCGAGAAG CCTATGGGTATCCTCTCCATCCTTGAGGAAGAGTCTATGTTCCCGAAAGCCACCGATCTAACCTTCGTTGAGAAGTTGAACAACAACCACTTGGGCAAGTCTGCTCCTTACCTGAAGCCCAAGCCCCCCAAGCCCGGTTGCCAGGCCGCTCACTTCGCCATTGGTCACTACGCCGGTAAC GTCGGCTACAACATCACTGGATGGCTTGAGAAGAACAAGGACCCCCTTAACGACACCGTCGTCGACCAGTTCAAGAAGGGTCAGAACGCGCTGATCAAGGAGATCTTTGCTGACCACCCTGGTCAGTCTGGTGACGCTGGTGGCGCCGCTGGTGGCAAGG gcGCTGGTGGCAAGCGCGCGAAGGGTTCTGCCTTCCAGACCGTATCATCACTCTACAGG GAACAACTTAACAACTTGATGACAACTCTGAGGTCTACTCAGCCTCACTTCGTGCGTTGTATCATTCCCAACGAGTTGAAACAGCCTG GTCTCATCGACTCTCACCTTGTGATGCACCAGCTGACCTGTAACGGTGTGCTTGAGGGTATCCGTATTTGCCGTAAAGGTTTCCCCAACAGGATGGTCTACCCTGACTTCAAGCTCCG CTACAAGATCCTCGCCCCTCAAGCCGTCGACAAGGAAAGTGACCCTAAGAAAATCGCCCAAGTTATCCTGGACGCTACGGGTTTGGATGTCGAGTCCTACCGTCTCGGTCACACCAAG GTGTTCTTCCGCGCTGGTGTCCTGGGTCAGATGGAGGAGCTGCGTGACGACAGGCTGTCCAAGATCGTATCTTGGCTCCAGGCCTACATCCGTGGTTATCTGTCCCGTAAGGAGTACAAGAAGCTGCAGGAACAGAG ATTGGCTCTCCAAGTTGTCCAGCGCAACTTGCGCAAGTACCTGCAACTCCGCACCTGGCCCTGGTGGAAGTTGTGGCAGAAGGTCAAGCCTCTCCTCAACGTCACCCGTGTCGAGGATGAGATCGCG AAACTGGAGGAGAAGGCAGCGAAGGCCCAGGAGGCTTTCGAGAAGGAGGAGAAACTCCGCAAGGAGCTTGAGGTGCTCAACGCCAAGCTGCTTGAGGAGAAGACCGCTCTGCTGTCCAACCTCGAGGGCGAGAAGGGATCGCTGTCCGAGACCCAGGAGCGTGCCGCCAAGCTCCAGGCGCAGAAGACCGACCTCGAGAACCAACTTAGG GACACCCAGGACCGCCTGACCCAGGAGGAGGATGCCCGCAACCAGCTCTTCCAAGCCAAGAAGAAGTTGGAGCAGGAAGTCTCTGGCCTGAAGAAGGATGTCGAGGACCTCGAACTGTCCGTCCAGAAGTCCGAGCAGGACAAGGCCACCAAGGACCACCAGATCCGCAACTTGAACGACGAGATCGCCCACCAGGACGAGCTCATCAACAAGTTGAACAAGGAGAAGAAGATGCAGGGCGAGTCCAACCAGAAGACCGGCGAGGAGCTCCAGGCCGCCGAAGACAAGGTCAACCACCTCAACAAGGTCAAGCAGAAGCTCGAGCAAACCCTCGACGAGCTCGAGGACTCTCTTGAGCGCGAGAAGAAGCTGCGCGCCGACGTTGAGAAGCAGAGGAGGAAGGTCGAGGGAGACCTCAAGCTCACCCAGGAGGCCGTCGCCGACCTCGAGCGCAACAAGAAGGAACTGGAGCAGACCATCCAGCGCAAGGACAAGGAGATCTCGTCGCTCACCGCCAAGCTGGAGGACGAGCAGTCCCTTGTCAGCAAGCTGCAGAAACAGATCAAGGAACTGCAGGCCCGCATCGAAGAGTTGGAGGAGGAGGTCGAGTCCGAGCGCCAGGCCCGCGCTAAGGCTGAGAAGCAGCGCGCCGACCTCGCCCGCGAGCTCGAGGAGCTGGGTGAGCGCCTTGAGGAAGCCGGCGGTGCCACCTCCGCTCAGATCGAGCTGAACAAGAAGCGCGAGGCTGAGCTGAGCAAGCTGCGCCGCGACCTCGAGGAGGCCAACATCCAGCACGAGTCCACCCTCGCCAACCTCCGCAAGAAGCACAACGATGCCGTCGCCGAGATGGGCGAGCAGCTCGACCAGCTCAACAAGCTCAAGGCCAA GGCTGAGAAAGAGCGTTCTCAATACTTTAGCGAAGTCAATGACCTTCGTGCCGGACTCGACCACTTGTCCAACGAAAAG GCTGCCCAAGAGAAGATCGTCAAGCAGCTCCAGCACTCTCTCAACGAGGTCCAGAACAAGGCTGATGAAGCCAACCGCACCCTCAACGACCTGGACGCCGCCAAGAAGAAGCTGTCCATTGAGAACTCCGACCTCCTCCGCCAACTGGAGGAGGCTGAGTCCCAGGTTTCGCAGCTGTCCAAGATCAAGGTCTCGCTCACCACCCAATTGGAAGACACCAAGAGGTTGGCCGACGAAGAGGCTAGG GAACGCGCTACACTTCTTGGCAAGTTCCGCAACCTCGAACACGACTTGGACAACATCCGCGAACAGGTCGAAGAGGAGGCTGAAGGCAAGGCTGACCTGCAGCGCCAGCTGTCCAAGGCCAACGCCGAGGCCCAGCTGTGGCGCTCCAAGTACGAGTCCGAGGGCGTCGCCCGCTCCGAGGAACTCGAGGAGGCCAAGCGCAAGCTCCAGGCCCGTCTCGCCGAAGCCGAGGAGACCATCGAATCCCTCAACCAGAAGGTCGTTGCCCTCGAGAAGACCAAGCAGCGCCTCGCCACCGAGGTCGAGGACCTGCAGCTCGAGGTCGACCGTGCCACCGCCATCGCCAACGCCGCCGAGAAGAAACAGAAGGCCTTCGACAAGATCATCGGAGAATGGAAGCTCAAGGTCGACGACCTCGCCGCCGAGCTCGACGCCAGCCAGAAGGAATGCCGCAACTACTCCACCGAATTGTTCCGCCTCAAGGGTGCCTACGAGGAAGGCCAGGAGCAGCTCGAGGCCGTCCGCCGCGAGAACAAGAACCTCGCCGACGAAGTCAAGGACTTGCTCGACCAGATCGGCGAAGGTGGCCGCAACATCCACGAGATCGAGAAGGCCAGGAAGCGTCTCGAGGCCGAAAAGGACGAGCTCCAGGCCGCCCTCGAGGAGGCTGAGTCTGCCCTCGAACAGGAGGAGAACAAGGTCCTGCGCGCTCAGCTCGAGCTGTCCCAGGTCAGACAGGAGATCGACAGGCGTATCCAGGAGAAGGAGGAGGAATTCGAGAACACCCGCAAGAACCACCAGCGCGCTCTCGACTCCATGCAGGCTTCCCTCGAAGCCGAGGCTAAGGGCAAGGCTGAGGCCCTGCGCATGAAGAAGAAGCTTGAGGCCGACATCAACGAGCTCGAGATTGCCCTCGACCACGCCAACAAGGCTAACGCTGAGGCCCAGAAGAACATCAAGCGCTACCAGGCCCAGATCAAGGACCTCCAGACCGCCCTCGAGGAGGAACAGCGCGCCCGCGACGACGCCCGCGAACAGCTCGGCATCTCGGAACGCCGCGCCAACGCTCTCCAGAACGAGCTGGAAGAGTCCCGCACACTCCTGGAACAGGCCGACCGTGCCCGCCGCCAGGCCGAACAGGAACTTGGCGACGCTCACGAACAGCTCAACGAACTGTCCGCCCAGAACGGTTCCCTGTCCGCTGCCAAGAGGAAACTCGAGTCCGAGCTGCAGACCCTGCACTCCGACCTCGACGAGCTCCTCAACGAGGCTAAGAACTCCGAGGAGAAGGCCAAGAAGGCGATGGTTGACGCCGCCCGCCTCGCCGACGAGCTCCGCGCTGAGCAGGAGCACGCCCAGACACAGGAGAAACTCCGCAAGGCCCTGGAGCAACAGATCAAGGAACTGCAGGTCAGGCTGGACGAGGCCGAGGCCAACGCGCTCAAGGGAGGCAAGAAGGCCATCCAGAAGCTCGAACAGAGGGTACGAGAGCTCGAGAACGAGCTTGACGGTGAACAGAGGAGACACGCCGACGCACAGAAGAACCTGCGCAAGGCCGAGAGGCGCATCAAGGAGCTCACGTTCCAGGCCGAGGAGGACCGCAAGAACCACGAACGCATGCAGGACCTCGTCGACAAACTGCAACAGAAGATCAAGACCTACAAGAGGCAGATCGAAGAAGCAGAAGAAATCGCCGCCCTCAACTTGGCTAAGTTCCGCAAGGCACAGCAGGAGTTGGAGGAGGCCGAGGAGAGGGCAGACCTCGCCGAACAGGCTATCAGCAAATTCCGTGGCAAGGGACGTGCAGGATCTGCCGCGAGAGGAGTCAGTCCGGCG CCCCATCGCTCGCGCCCTGCCCTGGCTGATGGCTTCGGCACCTTCCCACCTAGGTTCGACCTGGCGCCCGAGGATTTCTAA